The sequence AACCTTGTTCAAGGTATTCACCAAAGGACAAAAAAGAAATCATATTAAAAGCCAGGTGCATCAGGTCTCCATGCACAAACCCGCAGGTGATAAAACGGTAATATTGATTGCGGCTATTAATTTCTGCGGGCCAGAAAAGCAGGTCTTCTTTCAGTTTTTCATTGTTGAAGGCTATAAAAGAGGTAATTGCAGTAATAATAATGATCGTAAGGGTAATGCTAATCATGCCTGTAAGATAATAAATTTCAATAAGGGTCAAAATCCACTACTGGTGATGGTATTTTTCATTTCTTAATATTGTGCATGCCCTGTAGACCTGTTCGGCCAGCACTAACCGGACAATCTGGTGGGGAAAGACCAGTTTTGAAAGGCTCCAGGTAAAGTCTGCCCTTTCCTGTACTGTGGTATCTACACCAAATGCACCACCAATTAGAAATACCAGTTGCTTCCGGCTTTCATTGGCACGCTGTTGCAACAGGTTAGCAAGGTCGGGTGAACTGATATTTTTCCCACGTTCATCCAGCAATACCAGGTAGTCTTCTTTTTGAATTGCTTGCAATATTATTTGGGCCTCACTCTTTTTAATAATATC comes from Flavihumibacter fluvii and encodes:
- a CDS encoding 23S rRNA (pseudouridine(1915)-N(3))-methyltransferase RlmH, which encodes MKIQLLTIGKQQDVATKQALEDFTRRINFYFPCEWKLLPPSKSAEPDIIKKSEAQIILQAIQKEDYLVLLDERGKNISSPDLANLLQQRANESRKQLVFLIGGAFGVDTTVQERADFTWSLSKLVFPHQIVRLVLAEQVYRACTILRNEKYHHQ